A single window of Rhodamnia argentea isolate NSW1041297 chromosome 5, ASM2092103v1, whole genome shotgun sequence DNA harbors:
- the LOC115733062 gene encoding LOW QUALITY PROTEIN: disease resistance protein At4g27190-like (The sequence of the model RefSeq protein was modified relative to this genomic sequence to represent the inferred CDS: inserted 1 base in 1 codon) — MSMDAAIAIVWDVLKMGFDPIKRGFGYVMSSKSYADNLRQEVGKLDEQVERVGRLAERARNNXRALYPRFTRWEDDAKRNSRDAQGLLDAFDEATKTCCYGRLPDPKCRYQFSTKAKAQIKVIGELAQQCNDRFKELDDISWVPAPGEVTVPNPARRVQPPTGTASVSSASTSITPREDGVFESRALMIQKVMDALANNSNSVVGIYGMGGVGKSTLLVDIEKRIRRENSFDWVARADVSENTDIKRIQGEIARALDLTDMKAEECPTARAELLQQRLENEEGEKKKVLIILDNLWEQLDLKSVGIPCGPDNKATGCKLLLTAREQRVLRREMRCDSAFLLGELENVEAKRLFEKMVGGKVEVGWEPLVEEALGICAGLPFLIVAISKLFIDTTYSACKCALTQIWSKDTGETGELINKTLQISYERIKRKEAKSLLQLIAVYGVSKPSLENLVRYGFGLGLLGEDSSMEDARNMLSLLIEDLQDSSLLLRGEEGDGFKIHDLVREFVASIISKDRPLLVLKDKSVAKLSQDKLQSCEAICFPYVDMKKLPQKLVCPELRIFLLFANDKSLEVPDSCFNFMRKLKVLNFTGICLSRLPSPFQFLENLRTLCMDNCSLEDVAILAELKGLEILSLRGSKIQRLPKEIGQLVELRLLDLSHCYRLKIIEPDVLGRLTKLEELYMERSFDQWNAVEQTPATNASLIELNNMKNLRALHVSISDPSVLPKDLDIEKLTKYRISIGNMWRWSEYEGLRTLELELNSKSDILREKCIQSVLCKTDDLFLKDLNGIEQSVCRLSQEGFSQLKHLEVEDSSSLHYILDCSSLPTFKALESLLLKCLINLVKICHNHISPESFCALKEVRVEGCDKMEVLFPCSVVRQLPHLEKIEVVDCKLMRGIVDVDDDRGKFELPKLRVLKLRDLPNIQNFITGGSSPSSSTSNDQVGTQIAFFNGRQVAFPSLETLELDGCDNLEFIFFPSMVKSLTQPRDLTVSNCKKMETIIAEEEGLGMEISKTSAFSMLTNLRLDCLESLKCFTCRKCKISFFFLLLKIFV; from the exons atgtcGATGGATGCTGCCATTGCTATTGTATGGGATGTCTTGAAGATGGGGTTTGATCCCATCAAGCGTGGATTCGGATACGTCATGTCCTCCAAGAGCTACGCCGACAATCTTCGGCAGGAGGTCGGGAAGCTCGATGAGCAGGTGGAGAGGGTCGGCCGTCTTGCCGAAAGGGCTAGAAACA GTCGGGCCTTGTACCCTCGCTTCACGAGGTGGGAGGATGATGCCAAGAGGAACTCCAGGGACGCGCAAGGCCTGTTGGACGCCTTCGATGAGGCGACCAAGACTTGCTGCTACGGGAGACTTCCCGACCCCAAAtgtcgctatcagttcagcaCCAAGGCCAAGGCCCAGATCAAGGTCATTGGGGAGCTCGCTCAACAATGCAATGATCGATTCAAGGAATTGGACGACATCTCCTGGGTTCCTGCTCCAGGGGAAGTCACTGTTCCGAATCCGGCCAGGAGAGTCCAGCCGCCCACCGGGACGGCCTCTGTTTCTTCTGCCTCGACTTCGATTACTCCTAGGGAGGATGGCGTCTTCGAATCTAGAGCTTTGATGATACAGAAAGTCATGGACGCTCTTGCCAATAACAGCAACAGTGTGGTTGGGATTTACGGGATGGGCGGGGtcggcaagtccacccttttggTGGATATCGAAAAAAGAATAAGGAGAGAGAACTCTTTTGATTGGGTGGCTAGGGCCGACGTGTCGGAAAATACAGACATCAAgaggattcaaggagagattgcGCGCGCTTTGGACCTTACTGACATGAAGGCCGAAGAGTGTCCCACGGCGCGAGCGGAACTTCTGCAACAGAGGTTGGAAAACGAGGagggggagaaaaagaaggtgctcataatactggacaacctCTGGGAACAGCTCGACTTGAAATCAGTCGGCATTCCTTGCGGACCCGACAACAAAGCTACAGGATGCAAGTTGTTGTTGACGGCGAGAGAGCAACGTGTTTTGCGAAGGGAAATGCGCTGTGACAGCGCCTTCCTCCTTGGTGAGCTGGAAAACGTAGAGGCAAAGAGATTGTTTGAGAAGATGGTGGGAGGCAAAGTTGAAGTTGGGTGGGAACCCTTGGTGGAGGAAGCACTCGGCATCTGTGCAGGCTTGCCTTTCCTAATTGTTGCAATATCAAAGCTTTTTATAGACACTACTTACTCTGCATGTAAGTGTGCTTTGACACAAATCTGGAGCAAAGATACCGGTGAGACAGGTGAGTTGATAAACAAGACTCTGCAAATTAGTTATGAACGTATAAAACGCAAGGAGGCGAAGTCATTGTTACAACTCATTGCTGTTTATGGTGTCTCTAAGCCCTCTCTTGAAAATTTGGTGAGGTACGGCTTTGGTTTGGGGTTACTCGGAGAAGATAGTAGCATGGAAGATGCTAGAAATATGTTGAGCTTACTGATCGAAGATCTTCAAGACTCCTCCCTATTGTTACGCGGCGAAGAAGGTGATGGTTTCAAGATACATGACTTGGTCCGTGAGTTTGTTGCCTCGATCATTTCAAAAGATCGCCCTCTTCTTGTGCTGAAAGACAAGTCTGTTGCCAAGTTGTCCCAGGACAAGCTCCAAAGTTGCGAGGCGATATGCTTTCCCTACGTTGACATGAAAAAGCTTccccaaaaattagtttgtccGGAATTGCGCATCTTTTTACTGTTCGCAAACGATAAATCCTTAGAGGTCCCAGATTCATGTTTCAACTTTATGAGAAAACTCAAGGTCTTAAATTTCACTGGGATATGTCTCAGTCGTTTGCCTTCGCCGTTTCAATTCCTGGAGAACTTACGCACTCTATGTATGGATAATTGTTCGTTAGAAGACGTGGCCATTCTTGCCGAGCTTAAAGGGTTAGAAATTCTCAGCCTTAGAGGTTCCAAAATTCAGCGGTTGCCGAAAGAAATTGGGCAACTGGTAGAGCTGAGGTTATTAGATTTGAGCCATTGTTATCGACTTAAGATAATTGAACCGGATGTACTTGGAAGGTTGACcaaattggaggagttgtaCATGGAGCGTAGCTTTGATCAGTGGAATGCCGTGGAGCAAACTCCAGCAACTAATGCCAGTCTTATTGAGTTGAATAACATGAAGAATCTCCGCGCTCTGCATGTATCCATTTCCGATCCGAGTGTGCTCCCAAAGGACCTAGATATTGAGAAATTAACCAAATACAGAATCTCAATAGGAAATATGTGGCGCTGGAGCGAGTACGAAGGATTGAGGACATTGGAGCTGGAGTTGAATTCAAAAAGCGATATTCTTCGTGAAAAATGCATACAAAGTGTCTTATGCAAAACCGACGATCTgtttttgaaagatttgaacgGAATTGAGCAAAGCGTCTGCCGGTTATCCCAAGAAGGTTTTTCACAATTAAAGCATCTAGAGGTCGAGGATAGTTCTTCCCTCCATTACATCCTCGACTGCTCTTCCCTTCCCACTTTTAAGGCGTTGGAGTCATTACTTCTCAAGTGTCTCATCAATTTGGTGAAGATATGCCACAACCATATCTCTCCCGAGTCCTTCTGTGCATTAAAAGAAGTACGAGTTGAAGGTTGCGACAAGATGGAAGTTCTATTTCCTTGTTCAGTGGTGAGACAACTTCCACATCTAGAAAAGATAGAAGTTGTCGATTGCAAGTTAATGCGAGGGATTGTAGACGTTGATGATGATCGTGGAAAATTTGAGTTGCCTAAATTGCGCGTATTGAAATTGCGTGACTTGCCAAATATCCAGAATTTTATCACTGGCGGTTCGTCTCCTTCGAGTAGTACATCAAACGAccaagttggcactcaaattgcATTCTTCAATGGACGACAG gttgcctttccaagtttggagaCATTAGAA